The following coding sequences lie in one Plasmodium berghei ANKA genome assembly, chromosome: 7 genomic window:
- a CDS encoding MOLO1 domain-containing protein, putative, with amino-acid sequence MKEIIIFLFFFLYIACYSIVLAKIPIENPPFIFSKNRKDDINMFLGNETISDDLLKPSYLMDVTLENFPNPFIHPSLCNRNGLKYSYICDPNKILSTYTADKIEEILSYQRRNSSHYCITKGKVPYVLGVALVKKLPYGISADTFGSHILEYWRLGNTSCNDGILLLFVKDDINFVLKWKKGAQSIINFRTASSMNKTFKQYIRRYSLEYSILRAVKLTSQYLTEEIIPSTQTAQMVVALTIAVIVGLSYLACILIVFSDAQKAN; translated from the exons atgaaagaaattataatttttttatttttttttctgtatATTGCATGCTATTCAATTGTATTGGCTAAAATTCCTATAGAAAACCCGCCTTTTATATTTAGCAAAAACAGAAAAg atgatataaatatgttccTTGGAAATGAAACTATAAGTGATGATTTATTGAAGCCATCTTATTTGATGGATGTGACTTTAGAGAATTTTCCAAATCCATTTATTCATCCTTCTTTGTGTAATAGAAATGgattaaaatattcttaCATATGTGATcctaataaaatattgtcTACATATACAGCAGACAAAATTGAAG aaatattaagTTATCAAAGAAGAAACTCTAGCCATTATTGCATAACCAAAGGAAAAGTTCCTTACGT attaGGGGTGGCCTTAGTTAAAAAATTGCCTTATGGAATTAGTGCAGATACATTTGGATCACATATATTAGAGTATTGGAGATTGGGTAACACAAGTTGTAACGATGGAATTTTACTTCTTTTTGTAAAGgatgatataaattttgttttgaAATGGAAAAAAG GAGCGCAATCGATAATTAATTTCAGAACAGCTAGTTCTATGAACAAAACttttaaacaatatataagaCGATACTCTTTGGAATATTCTATTTTGAGAg CTGTGAAACTGACATCTCAG TATTTAACAGAGGAAATAATACCGTCCACACAAACGGCCCAAAT GGTTGTTGCTCTTACTATTGCCGTCATAGTGGGACTCAGTTATTTGGCTTGCATTTTAATAG tTTTCTCCGATGCACAAAAGgcaaattaa